Proteins from one Xenopus tropicalis strain Nigerian chromosome 1, UCB_Xtro_10.0, whole genome shotgun sequence genomic window:
- the gda gene encoding guanine deaminase isoform X2 — protein MSNGGPRKPYTGGWQHWKKHAEKEAQLALKWKFDESKIEDLGKNEFFMPGMIDTHIHAPQYSFIGSGMDRPLLQWLEHITFPTEEKFSDLDLASNIYETVVRRTLKNGTTTACYFATIHTDASLVLADIADRYGQRAFIGKVCMDSNTAYPEYIESTEESIAETQRFVEAMQNMKYDRVKPIITPRFAVSCSERLLCELGRLADSYGLHIQSHISESVAEIQEVLNLFPEYNNYTEVYSKNKLLTNMTVMAHGCYLTDEELHLFRSNGSAISHCPNSNISLCSGHLDVSNVIKQKVKVGLGTDIAGGYSISMLDAIRKAIETSKILFMEREKRRKESKTIHNHLQEENGMLPEKECNCRIKNNGKKVLSDQEAFRLATLGGSQALNIDHITGNFEINKEFDALLISPEIHNSPFDVFSQFSKEDMVQRFLYLGDDRNIKAVYVAGRRVVPFQNNS, from the exons AACATGCTGAAAAGGAAGCGCAATTGGCTCTGAAGTGGAAATTTGATGAGAGCAAAATTGAAGACCTTGGCAAGAA tgaGTTCTTCATGCCTGGAATGATAGACACTCACATTCATGCCCCTCAGTACTCATTCATAGGATCAGGAATGGACCGACCACTTCTGCAGTGGTTAGAACACATTACGTTCCCAACAGAAGAAAAGTTCTCTGATCTAGATCTTGCTAGCAACATTTATGAAACAGTTGTG cGAAGAACACTGAAAAATGGCACAACAACAGCTTGCTACTTTGCAACAATTCACACAGATGCTTCTCTTGTGCTGGCCGATATTGCAG ATCGCTATGGTCAAAGAGCATTTATTGGAAAAGTATGCATGGATAGCAATACAGCATACCCAGAATATATTGAAAGTACAGAAGAGTCCATTGCAGAAACACAAAG ATTTGTTGAAGCAATGCAAAATATGAAG tatgACAGGGTTAAGCCTATAATCACGCCTCGCTTTGCAGTCTCTTGCAGTGAAAGATTGCTGTGTGAACTTGGTAGGCTTGCAGACAGTTATGGGCTTCACATTCAG AGCCATATAAGTGAGTCTGTGGCAGAGATTCAAGAGGTGCTGAATTTATTCCCTGAATACAATAATTACACTGAAGTGTACAGTAAAAACAAATTATTGACAAACATG aCAGTGATGGCTCATGGCTGCTATCTCACAGATGAAGAACTGCATTTGTTTAGAAGCAATGGATCTGCAATATCACATTGCCCCAATTCAAACATTTC GTTGTGCAGTGGTCATCTTGATGTCagcaatgtaataaaacagaaagttAAAGTGGGTCTTGGAACAG ATATAGCAGGAGGTTACTCAATCTCCATGCTTGATGCTATTCGCAAAGCAATAGAAACATCAAAAATTTTATTCATGGAACGAGAGAAGAGACGAAAAGAAAGCAAGACAATACACAATCACCTCCAAGAGGAGAATGGCATGCTACCAGAGAAAGAATGCAACTGCAGAAtaaaaaacaatggaaaaaaagTATTAAGTGATCAGGAAGCATTCCGACTTGCAACCCTTGGAGGAAGTCAAG CTTTGAATATTGACCACATAACTGGAAACTTTGAAATTAACAAGGAATTTGATGCCTTGCTAATCAGTCCTGAAATCCACAACAGCCCATTTGATGTGTTTTCTCAATTCTCCAAGGAG gaCATGGTTCAGAGGTTTTTGTATTTAG